GGCAAGATCTTCAACGACAGCTGGATGGCGGACTACGGCTTCCTCACCCCCTCCACCGAGGAGGCGCGGGTCGGCGAGGTGCTCACCCGCAAGGGCGGGACGCTGCCGGAGTTCGTGCACGTCCACCCGCACGAGACCGTGCAGACCGCGATCGCCATCATGCGCGAGTACGAGGTGTCGCAGCTGCCGGTGATGAAGGAGGAGCCGCCGGTCATGGCGGCCGAGGTGGTCGGCTCGGTCGGGGAGACCGACCTGCTCGACATCATGGTGAAGGGCCAGGCCAAGATGACCGAGCCGGTCGAGTCGCACATGTCGGCGCCGCTGCCGACGCTCGGCTCCGGCGAACCGGTCAGCAAGGCCGTCGGCGTCCTGGAGAAGTCCGGCGCGGCCGTCGTCCTCGTGGACGGCAAGCCCAAGGGCCTCATCACCCGGCAGGACCTGCTGGCCTTCCTGGCCGACTCCACCGGCTGACCCGGGGGAGCGCGGAACGGCCGAGCGCCTGGAGATCAATGATCTCCAGGCGCTCGGCCGTTCCAGTGTCGGGTTGCGGGGCCCGGCCGGTGGGCGGCGTTATGGGCCGGCCCCCGCAACCCGACGTCTCGGGGGGCTCCGCGGCTAGCCGCGGTGCCCGGTCGGGGCGAAGTCCTCCCGCGTGTCGTTCGGCCGCGGCTGCTTCTTCGGCTCGTCGCCGTGGCCCGGCCACCAGGCCCTGTGGCCCAGCATCGCGGTCAGGCCCGGCACCAGGAAGGTGGACATCACGAAGGCCGACAGCGCGATGCCGATCGCCACCGAGAAGCCCATCTGCTGGAGCATCGAGACCGGCGCGAGCATCATCACCGAGAAGGTGCCGGCCAGAATGAGGCCCGCCGCGGCGACCGTCGGGCCGCCGTGCTGGACGGCCAGGGCCGCCGCCTTCCGCGGCTCGTGGCCCTCCTTGGCCTCCTCGCGCAGCCGCGCCGTCATCAGGATGTTGTAGTCGGTCCCGATGGCCAGCACGAACAGGTAGAGGACGATCGGCAGCTGGAAGGTGACGCCGGCCTCGCCCATCGCGCCCTGGAAGACGTACACCGCGGAGCCGAGCGTCGCCGCGAAGCCCAGCAGGACGGCCACGACCAGGTACAGCGGCGCGACCACCGACCTCAGCAGCAGCGCCAGGATCAGCGCGATCAGCACCGCCGCCACCGGCAGGATCACCGACAGGTCGCGGTTGTTGACCGCGTTGATGTCGGAGAAGATCGCCGTCGGTCCGCCGACGTAGGCGCGGGTGCCCTCAGGCGCCGCCTTGTGCACGGCGGGCGCCAGGTCGTCCTTGACCAGGCTGATCGCCTTGTTGGACGCGGGGTTGAGCTTCAGCACGAGGTCGACCCGGGCCACCGTCTTGTCCTGGCCGGGGACGGGAGGCTGCACCCTGCCGACGCCGGGCGCGTTCTCGACGGCCTTGCTGAACGTCTGGAGCTGCTGCTGGCTGACCGGCTGCCCGTTCTGGCTCTTGATGAACACCTGGACCGGGGTGGTCAGGCCGGGCGGGAAGCCCTTCTCCATGTCCTTGGTCGCCTGGGCGGACTCGGTGTCCTGCGGGAAGCCGGCCGCGAAGTCGTAGTCGGCCTTGAACCCGAGGGTGCCGAGCGCCAGCACGACCAGGACGAGCCCGGACGCCGCCGCGGCGACCGCGGGGCGCTTGCCGACGCCGCGGCCGATGGCCGTGGAGAACCTGTCCTTCGGCTGCTTCTTCCACGCCTTGGACGGCCAGAAGACGGCGGTGCCGAGCAGCGAGACGAGCGCGGGGAACAGCGTCAGCGACGTGATGCCCATCACGACGACGGCGATGGCGAGGGACGGGCCCCAGGCGCTGAAGACGCCGAACGTCGCGAGCAGCAGGACCAGGAACGTCACGGCGATGGCGGCGGCGGCCGAGGAGATGACCTCGCCGACCCGCTCCACCGCGGTGATCATCGCGGTCTTCTTGTCGTCGCCCGCCCGCAGCCGCTCGCGGAACCGGAACATCAGGAACAGGTAGTAGTCGGCGCCGATGCCGAAGAGCACGATCAGGATGATGGTGCTGAGGCTGTCGTCGCCGGAGAACCCGAAGATCTTCGAGGCCGTGCCGATCAAACCCATCGCGACCTGCATGGTCACGGTGATGACGATGATCGGCAGGATGGCCGCCAGCGGCGCCCGGAAGATCAGCAGGATCAGGCCGATGATCAGCACGAAGGTGGCGATGCCGACGATCTCGAAGGACTTGTTGAAGGAGTCCTCGTTGTCGACGAAGCCGGCGACGTCACCGCCGACCTTGGCCTCCATCCCGCTGCCCTTCAGCAGGGTGGGCAGGTCCTTGCGGATCTGCTTGACCGCCTCGCCCTGCTTCTTGCTGTCGTCCATCGAGGTGCCCTTCATCGGCACCATGACCACCTGGACGGCCTTGTTGGGCGCGACGGCCTGCGGGCCGGTCGCGAAGCCGAGGACGGTCGGCGGCTTCTTGGCGTTCAGCGACTTGGCGGCCTCGTTCACCTTGGCGCTGTCCTGCGCCGTCAGCGGCTGGCCGTCCGAGCGCTTCACCACGATCAGCGAGGAGGTGTCCTCCTGCTGCGGGAACGCCTTTTCAGCGATCTTGAGCGCCTGCACCGACTCGTACTTCGAGGGCAGGAAGTCGCCCTGGTCGGACTCGGTGGTGAGCTTGGGGGAGAGGGCGATGATGAGAACCGCGGCCACGAGCCAGGCCACGATCGTCCACCACGGGTGTCTCACGA
The sequence above is a segment of the Actinomadura coerulea genome. Coding sequences within it:
- a CDS encoding MMPL family transporter; the protein is MFARLARFVVRHPWWTIVAWLVAAVLIIALSPKLTTESDQGDFLPSKYESVQALKIAEKAFPQQEDTSSLIVVKRSDGQPLTAQDSAKVNEAAKSLNAKKPPTVLGFATGPQAVAPNKAVQVVMVPMKGTSMDDSKKQGEAVKQIRKDLPTLLKGSGMEAKVGGDVAGFVDNEDSFNKSFEIVGIATFVLIIGLILLIFRAPLAAILPIIVITVTMQVAMGLIGTASKIFGFSGDDSLSTIILIVLFGIGADYYLFLMFRFRERLRAGDDKKTAMITAVERVGEVISSAAAAIAVTFLVLLLATFGVFSAWGPSLAIAVVVMGITSLTLFPALVSLLGTAVFWPSKAWKKQPKDRFSTAIGRGVGKRPAVAAAASGLVLVVLALGTLGFKADYDFAAGFPQDTESAQATKDMEKGFPPGLTTPVQVFIKSQNGQPVSQQQLQTFSKAVENAPGVGRVQPPVPGQDKTVARVDLVLKLNPASNKAISLVKDDLAPAVHKAAPEGTRAYVGGPTAIFSDINAVNNRDLSVILPVAAVLIALILALLLRSVVAPLYLVVAVLLGFAATLGSAVYVFQGAMGEAGVTFQLPIVLYLFVLAIGTDYNILMTARLREEAKEGHEPRKAAALAVQHGGPTVAAAGLILAGTFSVMMLAPVSMLQQMGFSVAIGIALSAFVMSTFLVPGLTAMLGHRAWWPGHGDEPKKQPRPNDTREDFAPTGHRG